From one Enterococcus sp. DIV2402 genomic stretch:
- the prmC gene encoding peptide chain release factor N(5)-glutamine methyltransferase → MAKTYQEVLSWASSFLEEQGKEGYAIQYVFLARKHWTKTDWLLNMRKEISFAEEQQLQSDLAALLANHPPQYLIGYEEFYGRRFQVTTDTLIPRPETEELVALCLEKNSSEPLTVVDVGTGTGAIAITLKAERPNWQVMAVDISVSALEIAQKNSRALTTEVDFYLGDTLEPISQPIDVLISNPPYISQAEWSLMDESVRLFEPKTALFASNNGLAMYEKLAQQAKMKLQPHGKIFLEIGFQQGEAVKKLFQEAFPDKVIEIKKDLAGQDRMVFVS, encoded by the coding sequence ATGGCTAAAACTTATCAAGAAGTCCTGTCATGGGCTTCTTCTTTTTTAGAAGAACAAGGTAAAGAAGGCTATGCGATTCAATACGTCTTTTTAGCAAGAAAACATTGGACGAAAACGGATTGGCTGTTAAACATGCGAAAAGAAATCTCTTTCGCAGAAGAACAACAACTACAAAGCGACTTAGCTGCTTTATTAGCCAATCATCCTCCACAGTATTTAATTGGTTACGAAGAATTTTATGGTCGCAGATTCCAAGTAACCACAGATACATTAATTCCTCGGCCCGAAACGGAAGAATTAGTGGCACTTTGTTTAGAAAAAAATTCTTCTGAACCTTTAACGGTGGTAGATGTGGGAACAGGAACCGGTGCAATTGCTATTACATTAAAAGCCGAGCGTCCAAACTGGCAAGTTATGGCAGTGGATATTTCTGTTTCTGCCTTAGAAATAGCTCAAAAAAACAGTCGAGCGTTAACAACAGAGGTAGATTTTTACCTCGGTGATACCTTGGAGCCGATTTCGCAGCCAATTGATGTGTTAATTTCCAATCCACCGTATATCAGTCAAGCTGAATGGTCATTGATGGATGAGAGTGTTCGTTTGTTTGAGCCCAAAACAGCATTGTTTGCTTCAAACAATGGGTTAGCTATGTATGAAAAGTTAGCTCAGCAAGCAAAAATGAAATTACAACCTCACGGGAAGATTTTTTTAGAAATTGGCTTTCAACAAGGAGAAGCAGTTAAAAAATTATTTCAAGAAGCGTTTCCTGATAAAGTAATTGAAATTAAAAAAGACTTGGCAGGACAAGATCGAATGGTTTTTGTTTCTTAG
- the prfA gene encoding peptide chain release factor 1 gives MYDQLQAIEDRYEELGELLSDPAVVSDTKRFMELSKEEASTRETVDVYRRYKDVVAGIADAEEMLGENLDDEMAELAKEELSELKKEKVELEERIKILLLPKDPNDDKNIIMEIRGAAGGDEAALFAGDLFSMYQRYAESQGWKTEVLEANVTGIGGYKEVIMMISGDNVFSKLKYESGAHRVQRVPSTESQGRIHTSTATVVVMPEAEEVEIDLADKDIRTDIYHASGAGGQHVNKTASAVRLTHIPTGIVVAMQDERSQLKNREKAMKVLRARVYDQIQQEAQSEYDANRKSAVGTGDRSERIRTYNFPQNRVTDHRIGLTIQKLDQILAGKMDEIIDALIMYDQTSKLEELQNG, from the coding sequence ATGTACGATCAGTTACAAGCAATTGAAGACCGTTACGAAGAATTAGGCGAATTATTAAGTGATCCAGCTGTCGTATCTGATACCAAGCGTTTCATGGAACTGTCTAAAGAAGAAGCTAGCACACGTGAAACAGTTGACGTTTATCGTCGTTATAAAGATGTTGTCGCAGGAATTGCGGATGCAGAAGAAATGTTAGGCGAAAACTTGGACGATGAAATGGCGGAATTAGCCAAAGAAGAGCTTTCTGAACTGAAAAAAGAAAAAGTAGAGCTTGAAGAACGAATCAAAATCTTATTATTACCAAAAGATCCAAATGATGATAAAAATATTATTATGGAAATCCGGGGTGCTGCTGGAGGAGACGAAGCGGCATTGTTTGCAGGAGATCTATTTAGTATGTATCAACGTTATGCTGAATCACAAGGCTGGAAAACGGAAGTGCTAGAAGCAAACGTTACCGGAATCGGTGGCTACAAAGAAGTCATCATGATGATTAGTGGCGATAATGTATTCTCAAAACTAAAATATGAAAGTGGCGCTCATCGAGTTCAACGTGTGCCTTCAACAGAATCTCAAGGACGTATTCATACGTCGACAGCAACAGTTGTTGTGATGCCAGAAGCTGAAGAAGTAGAAATCGATCTTGCGGATAAAGATATTCGTACGGATATTTATCATGCATCGGGTGCTGGTGGTCAGCACGTCAATAAGACGGCCTCTGCGGTACGTTTAACACATATCCCAACTGGAATTGTGGTGGCAATGCAAGATGAACGTTCACAATTGAAAAACCGTGAGAAAGCAATGAAAGTTTTACGTGCGCGCGTGTATGATCAAATCCAACAAGAAGCGCAAAGTGAATATGATGCGAACCGTAAATCAGCAGTAGGAACTGGTGATCGTTCAGAGCGAATTCGTACCTATAATTTCCCTCAAAACCGAGTAACGGATCATCGTATTGGCTTAACTATTCAAAAACTAGATCAAATTCTAGCAGGTAAAATGGATGAAATCATCGACGCATTAATTATGTATGATCAAACATCGAAGTTAGAAGAGTTGCAAAATGGCTAA
- a CDS encoding thymidine kinase, producing the protein MAQLFFKYGAMNSGKSIEILKVAHNYEEQNKPVVLMTSGLDTRSGIGQVSSRIGLEEKAIPIFDETDVFSVIQELDYTPYCVLIDEAQFLKKEHVLSFTRVVDELGIPVMAFGLKNDFRNELFEGSKYLLLYADKIEEMKTICWFCHKKAIMNLHYIDGKPVYEGAQVQIGGNEAYYPVCRHHYFHPEI; encoded by the coding sequence ATGGCACAATTATTTTTTAAATATGGCGCAATGAATAGTGGAAAATCAATTGAGATTTTAAAAGTTGCCCATAACTATGAAGAACAGAATAAACCTGTTGTTTTGATGACAAGTGGATTAGATACGCGTTCGGGCATTGGACAAGTCTCTAGTCGAATTGGTCTAGAAGAGAAAGCTATTCCAATTTTTGATGAGACAGATGTATTTTCTGTCATTCAAGAACTGGACTACACTCCTTATTGTGTATTGATTGATGAAGCACAATTTTTGAAGAAAGAGCATGTTCTTTCTTTTACCCGTGTAGTTGATGAATTAGGAATCCCTGTCATGGCATTTGGTCTGAAAAATGATTTTCGTAATGAATTATTTGAAGGATCAAAATATTTATTGCTATATGCCGACAAAATTGAAGAAATGAAAACTATTTGCTGGTTTTGTCACAAAAAAGCAATTATGAATTTACATTATATTGATGGAAAGCCTGTTTATGAAGGTGCACAAGTGCAAATTGGTGGCAATGAAGCCTATTATCCAGTTTGTCGTCACCATTACTTCCATCCAGAAATTTAA
- a CDS encoding peptidoglycan-binding protein, translated as MKKTRIATFLVFASLSLAACSPDDSNTAGSTTEGQQTTASSATTSESTTSEASNITIAEGTDTGTEIPEAGTLVMRQMYTAPHGTNSFAAVNVLMNGETIVAAHIDEFQYLDPADFTGVPNADAGFGEAFPEGTVLGSKTENDAAYSALMKDKAGATQTWQASMDAITDFVKGKTVAEIETAVGELDKQGEDGNPADVVSGATFADTKGYLQAIADTANNGMVAIGAKTEATDFTQTQSLGAPHGDKSFAITTVAMDGDKVAAVFLDEFQYVDATAFGGVPNSDADFGQGVAAGQVLASKVANNDAYSALMKEKGGSTQEYAVNMKAVEDFAIGKTIAEIEAAIGELDKQGEDGNPTDVVSGATFADTKGYLQVIADTAKKAE; from the coding sequence ATGAAAAAGACACGAATCGCTACCTTTCTTGTTTTCGCTAGTTTAAGTTTAGCAGCTTGTAGTCCGGATGATTCAAATACGGCAGGTTCAACAACAGAAGGACAACAGACCACTGCTTCAAGTGCAACCACTTCAGAAAGCACTACAAGTGAAGCAAGTAACATTACTATTGCGGAAGGAACAGATACAGGCACTGAAATTCCCGAAGCAGGCACATTAGTGATGCGACAAATGTATACAGCACCACATGGAACAAACTCGTTCGCTGCTGTAAATGTTCTAATGAACGGAGAAACAATTGTTGCCGCACATATAGACGAGTTTCAATATTTAGATCCAGCTGATTTTACAGGCGTTCCAAATGCTGATGCTGGTTTTGGCGAAGCTTTTCCTGAAGGGACTGTTTTAGGAAGTAAAACTGAAAATGATGCGGCTTATTCCGCTTTAATGAAAGATAAAGCTGGTGCAACACAAACATGGCAAGCCAGTATGGATGCCATTACTGATTTTGTAAAAGGCAAAACGGTCGCTGAAATCGAGACAGCTGTCGGTGAGTTGGATAAACAAGGCGAAGATGGTAACCCTGCTGATGTTGTTTCTGGTGCTACATTTGCCGACACAAAAGGTTATTTACAAGCCATTGCTGACACAGCCAACAACGGCATGGTTGCTATTGGTGCTAAAACTGAAGCAACTGATTTTACACAAACACAATCTCTTGGCGCACCACATGGCGATAAATCCTTTGCCATCACAACTGTTGCAATGGATGGCGATAAAGTAGCTGCCGTCTTCCTTGATGAATTCCAATACGTAGATGCGACAGCTTTCGGTGGCGTTCCAAACTCTGATGCCGACTTTGGTCAAGGTGTTGCAGCAGGGCAAGTATTGGCTTCTAAAGTCGCTAACAATGATGCCTATTCAGCTTTAATGAAAGAAAAAGGCGGCTCTACTCAAGAATATGCAGTAAATATGAAAGCAGTCGAAGATTTTGCAATTGGTAAAACGATTGCTGAAATCGAAGCAGCTATCGGTGAATTAGATAAACAAGGCGAAGACGGTAACCCAACGGATGTCGTTTCTGGTGCTACCTTTGCTGATACAAAAGGTTATTTACAAGTTATTGCTGATACAGCCAAAAAAGCAGAATAA
- a CDS encoding ASCH domain-containing protein gives MDVVRKYWHTFSQKQGLTQALPDAWMFGDGSEKMGNELGQLVVQGLKTGTCSAKCIHELEEENIPAVGGYEIVLDGQNNPLAIIQYTKIEIVPMNEVSQEFAVSEGEGDLSYEYWYQEHEKFFRWELGQYSLPFTPTIELVCQSFKVVDLYSNK, from the coding sequence ATGGATGTAGTAAGAAAATATTGGCATACATTTAGTCAGAAACAAGGACTGACACAAGCACTTCCAGATGCTTGGATGTTTGGAGATGGATCGGAAAAAATGGGGAATGAATTAGGTCAGCTCGTTGTTCAAGGGCTTAAAACAGGAACCTGTTCAGCCAAGTGTATCCATGAACTTGAAGAAGAAAACATACCTGCTGTTGGAGGATATGAAATTGTATTGGATGGGCAAAATAATCCATTGGCGATTATTCAATATACGAAAATTGAAATTGTCCCGATGAATGAAGTTTCTCAAGAATTTGCTGTTTCTGAAGGTGAAGGAGATTTAAGTTATGAGTATTGGTACCAGGAGCATGAAAAATTTTTCCGCTGGGAATTAGGACAATATTCATTGCCATTTACGCCAACGATTGAATTGGTGTGTCAGTCATTTAAAGTCGTGGATCTTTATAGCAATAAATAA
- a CDS encoding TraX family protein, with product MLILMVFDHISPFVSAETAALFHVLTRCVGVFFAYMSVEGLRYTRNQKKYLIRLWSAGLLMLASNWVLNTLVFAEEYAVHNNIFLTLAVGTTILYLIQHWQTNQGLTRVAASLLIFCLIAGSLVTEGGIVLIPFMLIAYLARNNSWLRNSCWFALSILFFFLSYVDYGDWQTTLTMLAMNSDFFFISVLPFLALYNGEKGSNQPFFKYFFYLFYPLHLYIIALIATFML from the coding sequence ATGCTTATCTTAATGGTGTTTGACCATATCAGTCCCTTTGTATCTGCCGAAACAGCAGCTCTTTTTCACGTGTTAACGCGTTGTGTGGGTGTGTTTTTTGCGTATATGAGCGTGGAAGGTTTACGCTATACTAGAAATCAAAAAAAATATTTAATCCGTTTATGGAGTGCTGGTTTGCTCATGCTTGCAAGTAATTGGGTGTTAAATACACTTGTTTTTGCGGAAGAATATGCTGTGCATAATAATATTTTTCTGACATTAGCGGTCGGGACAACTATTCTATATCTGATACAGCACTGGCAAACAAATCAAGGACTAACCCGAGTAGCAGCTAGTCTACTAATTTTTTGCTTAATAGCAGGATCTTTAGTGACAGAAGGAGGTATTGTGCTGATTCCATTTATGTTGATCGCTTATCTCGCTCGAAACAATAGTTGGTTGCGCAATAGTTGTTGGTTCGCACTGTCCATTTTGTTCTTTTTCCTTAGTTATGTGGATTATGGAGATTGGCAAACGACATTGACGATGTTAGCGATGAACTCAGACTTTTTCTTTATTTCTGTTTTGCCATTCTTAGCATTATATAATGGAGAAAAAGGGAGTAATCAGCCCTTCTTTAAATATTTCTTCTATCTATTTTATCCATTGCACTTATATATTATTGCTTTAATAGCGACTTTTATGTTGTAA
- a CDS encoding CHAP domain-containing protein, with protein sequence MKKKYLATLMVCSLMLTAVTAPSATLADTIDDQIEQQDQKINDLKGQQADAQAQIDSLSSEIATVSGKVSELEAKQAELGKEAEKLQQTIADLKLRIAQREEVIQNQARDVQVNGDNMNLLDAVLEADSLSDAIGRVQAVSTIVKANNELIEKQKQDKEAVEKNIQENERKVQEVAATQQQLENEKNSLAEKQASVNVLKADLAAQQATAEGDKAKLQKKKEEAEAEKARILAAQQAAAKKAAEEQARIEAAQQQAAQEAAQQTVKQEQTEEKATQSVETQEQAAEQTIEQETTEPKAEQAESVEKAVEQPAETQEQPVVEETVEQEVSEPKTEVKEVVQEVKTEATVVEQPKVEETPEVTVETPSVESNNNSSFVGNSSSGAVDHSSSGNMYAWGQCTWYVKNRAPWVGTYWGNGAQWGASAAADGYTVNGTPAAGSVVVFAAGQSVGGVWTADGVYGHVAYVESYDAASNTITISQGGMGFSSPGGPNTATMSASGYTYIHR encoded by the coding sequence TTGAAGAAAAAATACTTAGCCACTTTAATGGTATGTTCATTAATGTTAACAGCAGTTACAGCGCCAAGCGCAACTTTGGCAGATACAATCGATGACCAAATTGAACAACAAGATCAAAAAATCAATGATTTAAAAGGTCAACAAGCAGATGCACAAGCACAAATCGATAGTTTGTCATCAGAAATTGCAACAGTTAGCGGAAAAGTTAGCGAATTAGAAGCAAAACAAGCTGAATTAGGTAAAGAAGCTGAAAAATTACAACAAACAATTGCTGATTTAAAATTACGTATTGCACAACGTGAAGAAGTTATCCAAAATCAAGCGCGTGACGTCCAAGTGAATGGCGATAACATGAATTTACTTGATGCGGTTTTAGAAGCTGATTCTTTAAGCGATGCAATTGGTCGTGTACAAGCAGTATCAACAATCGTTAAAGCAAATAACGAATTAATCGAAAAGCAAAAACAAGATAAAGAAGCTGTTGAAAAAAATATTCAAGAGAATGAAAGAAAAGTCCAAGAAGTTGCGGCGACACAACAACAATTGGAAAATGAAAAAAATTCTCTTGCTGAAAAACAAGCAAGCGTAAACGTCTTAAAAGCAGACTTAGCAGCACAACAAGCAACTGCTGAAGGCGATAAAGCAAAATTACAAAAGAAAAAAGAAGAAGCTGAAGCTGAAAAAGCTCGCATTTTAGCAGCACAACAAGCAGCCGCTAAAAAAGCAGCTGAAGAACAAGCACGTATTGAAGCAGCTCAACAACAAGCAGCGCAAGAAGCCGCTCAACAAACAGTTAAACAAGAACAAACTGAAGAAAAAGCGACACAATCAGTAGAAACACAAGAACAAGCTGCTGAACAAACTATCGAACAAGAAACTACTGAGCCAAAAGCAGAACAAGCTGAATCAGTAGAAAAAGCAGTTGAACAACCAGCAGAAACACAAGAACAGCCAGTAGTTGAAGAGACTGTGGAACAAGAAGTTTCTGAACCAAAAACTGAAGTAAAAGAAGTCGTTCAAGAAGTAAAAACAGAAGCGACTGTTGTAGAACAACCAAAAGTTGAAGAAACACCAGAAGTAACTGTTGAAACACCTTCTGTTGAATCAAACAATAATAGTTCATTTGTAGGAAATTCATCAAGTGGTGCAGTTGACCATTCTTCTTCAGGTAACATGTATGCTTGGGGACAATGTACTTGGTATGTGAAAAACCGTGCACCATGGGTTGGAACTTATTGGGGTAATGGCGCACAGTGGGGCGCATCTGCAGCAGCTGATGGCTATACTGTAAATGGTACACCTGCCGCTGGTTCAGTCGTAGTATTTGCCGCTGGTCAATCTGTCGGTGGTGTTTGGACAGCTGATGGTGTTTACGGACACGTTGCTTATGTAGAATCTTATGATGCAGCAAGTAACACAATCACTATTTCTCAAGGTGGTATGGGATTCTCTAGCCCTGGAGGCCCTAACACTGCAACAATGAGTGCATCAGGTTACACTTATATTCACCGTTAA
- the recQ gene encoding DNA helicase RecQ: MSELTQLLEEKFGYQTFRKGQLEIIQKILNREDVLGIMPTGGGKSICYQLPALLFNGLTIVVSPLISLMKDQVDSLNEMGIPATYVNSTLHFSEIQQRLGMAARGEVKLLYLAPERLETADFLELLRHVDIDLVAVDEAHCISQWGHDFRPSYLKLAETLRSFAQRPTIIALTATATTQVAEDICQLLSISENNQIKTGFARENLAFQVVKEQKDVYLLEYLKTNKGQAGIIYASTRKEVERLYHLLRHKDIPVGMYHGGLSEQVRSKSQEDFLFDRIQVMVATNAFGMGINKSNVRFVIHAQIPGNLESYYQEAGRAGRDGLPSEAVLLYAAQDLQIQQFFIEQSESSIDYQQNEYLKLREMSQYAHTQTCLQCYILRYFGEEGVACGKCSNCLDDRESVDITVETQKVLSCVKRMGEKFGKSLVGKVLTGSKDQKITQWSFEQLSTYGLMKDWTQKEIVQLIDYLTAEQYLTPSEGQYPLLSISPEGIDVLLGKRKVYRKQATVKQLVMDNELFEELRALRLSLAQEQNLPPYIIFSDKTLQDLAEKQPQNSLEFLQIKGVGQNKLDKYGAQFLAVLKKQ, encoded by the coding sequence ATGAGTGAACTAACACAATTATTAGAAGAAAAATTTGGCTATCAAACTTTTCGTAAAGGTCAACTAGAGATTATTCAAAAAATTTTAAACCGAGAAGATGTTCTGGGCATTATGCCGACTGGTGGTGGGAAATCCATTTGTTATCAATTACCTGCTTTGTTATTTAATGGACTGACAATTGTAGTTTCTCCTTTAATTTCATTGATGAAAGATCAAGTGGATAGTTTAAATGAAATGGGGATTCCAGCAACATATGTTAATAGCACGCTTCATTTTTCAGAAATCCAACAACGCTTAGGAATGGCAGCTAGAGGAGAAGTGAAGTTATTATATTTAGCGCCGGAACGTTTAGAAACAGCTGATTTTCTTGAACTGTTACGTCATGTAGATATCGATTTAGTAGCAGTAGACGAAGCACATTGTATTTCGCAATGGGGACATGATTTTCGTCCAAGTTATTTAAAACTAGCAGAAACGTTGCGTTCATTTGCCCAACGCCCAACCATCATTGCGTTGACAGCTACTGCCACTACCCAAGTTGCGGAAGATATTTGTCAGTTATTATCAATTTCTGAGAATAATCAAATTAAAACGGGCTTTGCTCGTGAAAACCTCGCTTTTCAAGTGGTTAAAGAACAAAAAGATGTCTATTTATTGGAATATTTAAAAACCAATAAAGGACAAGCGGGTATTATTTATGCAAGCACGCGTAAAGAAGTGGAGCGGTTGTATCATTTATTGCGACATAAAGATATTCCAGTGGGCATGTATCATGGTGGACTCTCTGAACAAGTACGTTCAAAAAGCCAAGAAGATTTTCTATTTGATCGTATTCAAGTGATGGTCGCAACAAATGCATTTGGTATGGGGATTAATAAGAGCAATGTGCGCTTTGTCATTCACGCTCAAATTCCGGGAAACCTAGAATCTTATTACCAAGAAGCTGGACGTGCAGGTCGGGATGGCTTACCTAGCGAGGCCGTTTTACTTTATGCTGCGCAAGATTTACAAATTCAGCAGTTTTTTATTGAACAATCAGAATCGTCCATTGACTATCAACAAAATGAATATTTGAAATTACGAGAAATGAGTCAATATGCCCATACACAAACATGTCTTCAATGTTATATTTTACGTTATTTTGGTGAAGAAGGCGTCGCTTGTGGCAAGTGTAGTAATTGTTTGGATGACCGTGAATCAGTAGATATTACCGTTGAAACACAAAAAGTATTGTCTTGCGTAAAACGCATGGGAGAAAAATTTGGGAAATCACTTGTTGGCAAAGTGTTAACAGGTTCCAAAGATCAAAAAATTACGCAATGGAGTTTTGAACAATTATCTACGTATGGCTTAATGAAAGACTGGACACAAAAAGAAATTGTTCAGCTAATTGATTATTTAACTGCGGAACAATATTTGACACCTTCAGAAGGGCAATATCCATTATTGTCGATTTCACCCGAAGGAATTGACGTTTTATTAGGGAAACGAAAAGTCTATCGGAAACAAGCCACTGTTAAACAATTGGTGATGGACAATGAACTATTTGAAGAATTACGTGCTTTGCGTCTTTCATTAGCGCAAGAACAAAATCTACCGCCGTATATCATTTTTTCTGATAAGACTTTGCAAGACTTGGCAGAAAAACAACCTCAAAATTCCTTAGAATTTTTACAAATTAAAGGTGTGGGGCAAAACAAATTAGACAAATATGGCGCGCAATTTTTAGCGGTATTAAAAAAACAGTAG
- a CDS encoding helix-turn-helix transcriptional regulator, producing the protein MKKSERLNQELIFIHGKNKFNLRDLMREFRISKRTALRDVSELEALGVPLYAESGKNGGYRVLPHQLRTPIYFKETELLSIFFALQLLKGATPFPHSYQQIKEKLIEKFPVTSLEELETMVSYEGLQVPIAVPQLEMLYQAMLARHQLHLHYQKEHSEVKIIQPVHLNYRQGLWYCLARDIQKHQWRTYRCDKMTNIQFFAEGKNYSVEAVRKQQVRPFTFAAQLTAKGCDLAQNQLFPNMTMVGNQLKGTYHEKELDFLVNYFLMFGTEALILEPPMLKHAYLQKLQDMQARY; encoded by the coding sequence ATGAAAAAAAGTGAACGACTCAATCAAGAATTAATTTTTATACATGGAAAAAATAAATTCAATTTACGTGATTTAATGAGGGAATTTCGTATTTCTAAACGAACTGCCTTACGTGATGTGAGTGAATTAGAAGCACTGGGGGTACCTTTATATGCTGAAAGTGGAAAAAATGGGGGGTACCGTGTCTTACCTCATCAGTTACGAACCCCAATTTACTTTAAGGAAACAGAGTTGTTAAGTATCTTTTTTGCTTTGCAGTTATTGAAAGGTGCCACCCCTTTTCCCCATTCTTATCAACAAATTAAAGAGAAGTTAATAGAAAAATTTCCAGTGACTTCCTTAGAAGAACTCGAAACAATGGTTAGTTATGAAGGCCTCCAAGTACCGATAGCAGTTCCTCAGCTAGAGATGCTCTATCAAGCAATGTTGGCGCGACACCAGCTACATTTGCATTATCAAAAAGAACATTCAGAAGTCAAAATCATTCAACCAGTCCATTTAAATTATCGTCAAGGTTTGTGGTATTGTTTGGCTCGAGATATACAAAAACACCAATGGCGAACGTATCGTTGTGATAAGATGACCAATATTCAATTTTTTGCTGAAGGAAAAAACTATTCAGTAGAAGCAGTGCGAAAACAACAAGTGCGTCCATTTACTTTCGCAGCTCAGTTAACAGCAAAAGGCTGTGATCTGGCACAAAATCAATTATTTCCTAATATGACTATGGTAGGGAATCAGCTTAAAGGAACGTATCACGAAAAAGAGCTGGATTTTTTAGTGAATTATTTCTTAATGTTTGGCACAGAAGCGCTTATTCTTGAGCCCCCTATGTTAAAACACGCTTATTTGCAAAAATTACAAGATATGCAAGCCCGCTACTAA
- a CDS encoding VOC family protein: protein MSIQLATFLSLDGKANQALTFYQEIFQAKVLFKITNQQFKERFNPQLEIPNGQEEYISHSILQIGTTQLQIADTSITSDFLTSGTNFSLSFTINNLATIESIYQKIIQYDETQIIAAPCENEFADFYAIVRDPFGVLLQLTKEKQPDPEQKGKKRNPHT, encoded by the coding sequence ATGTCTATTCAATTAGCCACATTTTTATCATTAGACGGCAAGGCCAACCAAGCACTCACTTTTTACCAAGAAATTTTTCAAGCGAAAGTTCTTTTTAAAATTACCAATCAACAATTCAAAGAACGTTTCAATCCACAGCTAGAAATTCCCAACGGCCAAGAAGAGTATATTTCACATTCTATTTTACAGATTGGGACCACACAGTTACAAATTGCTGACACATCAATTACCAGCGATTTCCTGACAAGTGGGACCAATTTTTCGCTAAGTTTTACGATTAACAATTTAGCCACTATCGAATCGATTTATCAAAAAATCATTCAATATGATGAGACGCAAATTATTGCTGCACCTTGCGAAAACGAATTTGCAGATTTTTATGCAATTGTTCGAGATCCATTTGGAGTCCTTTTGCAATTAACCAAAGAAAAACAACCTGATCCTGAGCAAAAAGGCAAAAAAAGAAACCCTCACACGTGA
- a CDS encoding OsmC family protein, translating to MTIETFTLIQGKEKIELPHETGNWVLAREQGYSPVQMLVCAVAACGGYVYQSVLDNSHIPYQFEKIEADYSRDTERRAEPVQAIQLRFYVKIAEEFQEKAQRCLKLVSPNCPVIQSLDPAIQVEETVEFI from the coding sequence ATGACAATCGAGACATTTACACTCATTCAAGGAAAAGAAAAAATTGAATTACCACATGAAACAGGAAACTGGGTTTTGGCAAGAGAACAAGGTTATTCGCCAGTTCAAATGCTAGTCTGTGCGGTCGCTGCTTGCGGTGGGTATGTATATCAATCGGTTTTAGATAATTCACATATTCCGTATCAATTTGAAAAGATTGAGGCTGACTACAGCCGAGATACAGAACGTCGTGCCGAGCCAGTTCAAGCCATTCAGTTACGGTTTTACGTTAAAATTGCGGAAGAATTTCAAGAAAAAGCGCAACGTTGTCTAAAATTAGTTTCCCCGAATTGCCCAGTTATTCAAAGCTTAGATCCAGCTATTCAAGTGGAAGAAACCGTTGAATTTATCTAA